The nucleotide window CCTGCTCCGTTTGAGGGTTGCCACCCGCCCAGGCAGTAATGGTCACGACCTGCGCCTCTTCTCTGTCAGAACCCTCGAGTCCCCCTGCCCGCTCCCCACCCCCGCAGGCCGCCGCCAGCAAGCCGATGGCCAGCAGAGATAAGACCAACCGCCTCATGTGCTCCTACCTCCAACGCGTCTTCGCGGGCAATTTTAAAAGCTTCCAGACGTGTATGCAAGAAGTTGCGGCAGCTTCTTTGTGCACCAAACAGCGAGAGCAGGGGGTGCTAATCTGTAGGCATCGCAGCTCCTGGACATCGAAGCTGGTGGCCCATCCTCTTCGCCATTATTGAAGAACACGCATCTTGTCGCTGTTGCGGGGTCGGGCGTCGCTTTTTGAAGCGGGCAGCGCACGGTTCACTGTCCAATAGGCGAGAGACGCCACAGGGATGGTCCATCAGGGATGCCCCGATGGCTAACGAGGTTACGATGTTCAACAACGGGCCGGATAGCTAGGCAGTTGTTGCTCCAAATAACACAGGTATGATAAATTCCCGTCATCAACCCTTCACTTCGCACATGGGGGGTGAATCAAGTACAGTCGGCGACGATATTGGGCGAGAGGTAGCGCGCCTGTCTCAAAGGCTGAGGCAGGTAACTACACCCCCGCCCACAGGCAGGCTCTTGCCTTTGCGTCCTTGTCGGAGTCGCCGGGCAAAGTGGCGATGAGCGCCAGCGGCACTCGTGTGGCAGGGCAGCACCGACCGGAGTTGGAGGAGAGAGCACATGGCTAAGTGGTAGGAGTTCCTGAACGAGACAACGTCGTCTCCCACTATCGTATCTGGGCCTGCAACGACGCCGGTTGCTCGATGCCCCGTTGGGCAGGCGCCATCGCCCGCCGTTTGTGGCCGGACGCCAACTCGTGGAACTTCTACGCGGCATGCTCCTGGAATCCGGTGCCGGAGCCCCTTACGGAGGGGATAGCCCGCTTCAGGTTCGTGTTCGGGTGTGCCTTCCAGAACCTGTCGCCGATTCGCCACTGCGACACGGTGCTCTACGACGGCATCGCCGGATTCGGGGGCATCGAGCGGCAGGTGACACCCAACACCTGCATCGTCCCCAGTCTGACCTCGGGCGGCAGCTGGCCGGGATGGCCGCCACCCTATGTGAGCGTCGGCCAGCGGTTCGGCCCCTGGGAGATGGCGGTGGCCATCAGACTGCCAGGGGCGTGAGAAGGTAACGCGCACAGCAGTGATAGAAGGGGGGCGCCCACTGCAAGCTTGGCCAGATACGCAGGTAGCGATGTGCTTCAACCAGGTTCGCGGTCGACGATCCTGGATAGCCAAAGAATGCCGAGCGAGACTGCTGGATCCGAGACCTGCAGCACGCCATCAGGCCGCCTGGGGCCGGCGGCGGGGCTTCAGCCCAATTGCTAGCAAAATTGCTGTCAGGCGAGTCCTGCGGGAGAGGCCGAGGTGACAGGCTCGATGGCGTCCCGTATCTGAAAATCTGGCAGGGGCGGAGGGATTCGAACCCCCGACCTCCGGTTTTGGAGACCGGTGCTCTGCCACTGAGCTACGCCCCTGGTTGCCGCCCAGGGCAAGACGACCCCACCCAGGCCATCCGCCCACATTGGAATATACGCGCCCACTGCTGCCAGTGTCCAGTCGCCAGCCCCCCAGTACAGCTCATTCACGCCAAAGGCCCCCAACGATGGTGGAGCGTACCTGTCCCGGGGATCCATTCGGCTCCGCCCTCCTGTAACTCCGGAAGCCCTCGTGAGTCTCTTCCACGGCTAGGCCCAGCAGTAGTGCCGAGGCCTGTCTGGCTTTCAGGCTGTCGCGGAGTCGCGAAGGAGAGGCGTGTTCGCCAGGGCGCAGGGCGAAGGTAGCTGCGGCCAACGTGGCCAGGCCCTTACCGAATACGCCCTGGTCATGGCCCTGGTGGTGCTGGCAGCCGCCGTCGGCCTCGCCACTCTGGGAGCAGCCGTGAACGGCTTCTTCGAGGGGTTCATGGAGCGGCTCTCGCAGCTGTTGCCCTGACCGAGGTGAGAAACGTGGGCCTCCACCTCCGGAACGCTGGCGATAGCCGCCGCAGGCGCCGCTGGCGGGAGGCAGGCAACGTCATCATCATGGCCGCCCTGTTCATGGCCGTGCTGATGGGGTTCGGGGCCATGGCCGTGGACGTGGGCGTCATGATGTGGCAGCGGCGGGAGTTGCAGAACGTGGCCGATGCGGCCGCCCTGGCGGGCGTTCAGGAGCTACCCAACGACCCGTCCGCTGCCGTGGCCGTGGCCACCGACTACGCCCGGCGCAACGGCGTGGACCGGGGCGGCTGGCGACTGGAGTCGGTAGACCTGCTGCCGGCCGGGTGTACGGCCCAGGCACGGAACTGCACGTCGCTGGCGGTGCGAGTATCCCATCGCGACGCCCCCTTCCTTCTAGCTAGGGTGCTGGGGTTCACCACTACCAACGTGAAGGCGTCGGCCACGGCATCGATTCAGTCGCCCAATACGGCGGGTAACGCGATGCCGTGGGCCATGAAGGAATCGGTCCGCCGCAACGCTCGCTACGGCGATGTGGTGACCATCAAGTACAGCGCCCAGGGTGGCGACCATGGCAACTTCGGCGCCCTGGCCGTCCCCAACGACCGCTGCGGTGGCAGCCACGGTGCCAACTTGTACCGTTGCAACATCCAAAACGGCGCCACGGTAGAGGTGGGCCACACCTACGATACGGAGCCGGGCAACATGCGCGGCCCCACTCAACAGGGGATGCAGGCCCGCCTGAACGCCACCGACCCCCTGTGCGACTCCTTCAACGAGGTGTTCGAGCAGACGGGCAGCGGTCAGTGGCGCTTCCGCAGCGAGCGCTGCAACCCCTGGTCGCCCGCTGGTCAGGGCAGCAAGCGGGTGGTGCTGATACCGGTAGTATCCGACAGCGACCTGCGAGGCCGCTCCCAGGTGACCGTGCTGGGTTTCGCGCTGGCCTTCCTGGAGGACTTTCAGTGCCGGAGCGGCAACGACTGCGATGTGGACGTGCGGTTCGTACAAGCCGTCCTGTCGCCCGGCGAAGATATGGAGTTCGTCCCTGGAACCCCTCTCAGCGATATCCGTGTGCCGCGGCTCACCAACTGA belongs to Dehalococcoidia bacterium and includes:
- a CDS encoding pilus assembly protein TadG-related protein, with protein sequence MGLHLRNAGDSRRRRRWREAGNVIIMAALFMAVLMGFGAMAVDVGVMMWQRRELQNVADAAALAGVQELPNDPSAAVAVATDYARRNGVDRGGWRLESVDLLPAGCTAQARNCTSLAVRVSHRDAPFLLARVLGFTTTNVKASATASIQSPNTAGNAMPWAMKESVRRNARYGDVVTIKYSAQGGDHGNFGALAVPNDRCGGSHGANLYRCNIQNGATVEVGHTYDTEPGNMRGPTQQGMQARLNATDPLCDSFNEVFEQTGSGQWRFRSERCNPWSPAGQGSKRVVLIPVVSDSDLRGRSQVTVLGFALAFLEDFQCRSGNDCDVDVRFVQAVLSPGEDMEFVPGTPLSDIRVPRLTN